In Cydia amplana chromosome 2, ilCydAmpl1.1, whole genome shotgun sequence, the following proteins share a genomic window:
- the LOC134661112 gene encoding chymotrypsin-1-like has protein sequence MWRGLFKVFLTVIMASLLLVVFGIFPLLVSSEFYSSEKQADWERIVGGTKAANGSYPYQASLRVYGVWHYCGASILTPRVILTAAHCVERMRPQYLKVVVGTNQLFAGGTPYGVRKIVYHENYDNYEIVNDIAIVFTQEEIEFSSTVDAIELNDEPVEKGEDLILTGWGTTSYPGRLPNDLMQLELKAITYEECKKAHENINAVYETQICALTKRGEGACHGDSGGPLVREGRQIGVVSWGIPCARGKPDVYTKVEAFMGWIEKTLGDDDEDHWRYINQKMYEAGRRKTNRHRNVRF, from the exons ATGTGGAGAGGtttgtttaaagtatttttaactGTCATCATGGCTTCGTTGTTATTGGTTGTATTTGGGATATTCCCGTTATTAG TGTCCTCCGAGTTCTACTCATCAGAGAAGCAGGCTGACTGGGAGAGAATCGTGGGTGGCACTAAGGCCGCCAACGGCTCCTATCCCTACCAGGCTTCGCTGCGGGTCTACGGCGTGTGGCACTACTGTGGAGCCTCCATTTTGACCCCTAGGGTCATCCTCACAGCGGCTCATTGTGTCGAACG GATGCGCCCTCAATACCTGAAAGTGGTCGTCGGCACCAACCAACTCTTCGCCGGCGGGACCCCGTACGGAGTCCGCAAGATCGTCTACCACGAGAACTACGACAACTACGAGATCGTCAACGACATCGCCATCGTGTTCACGCAG GAGGAGATCGAGTTCAGCAGCACGGTGGACGCTATAGAGCTCAACGATGAGCCGGTCGAGAAAGGAGAGGATCTGATCTTGACGGGGTGGGGGACGACTTCT TACCCCGGCCGACTCCCCAACGACCTGATGCAGTTGGAACTGAAAGCCATCACGTACGAGGAGTGCAAGAAGGCACACGAAAACATCAACGCGGTCTACGAAACTCAGATCTGCGCGCTGACTAAGAGGGGAGAAGGGGCTTGTCAT GGAGACTCCGGAGGTCCCTTGGTCCGCGAGGGCCGGCAGATTGGCGTCGTGTCGTGGGGCATTCCCTGCGCCAGGGGCAAGCCGGATGTTTACACTAAA GTGGAAGCATTCATGGGCTGGATAGAGAAGACGCTCGGAGACGATGATGAGGACCACTGGAGATACATCAACCAGAAGATGTACGAGGCTGGAAGGAGGAAGACCAACAGACACCGGAACGTCCGATTTTAA